A window from Candidatus Nitrosotenuis uzonensis encodes these proteins:
- a CDS encoding cysteine desulfurase family protein, with translation MIYLDHAASTPMNEEVIQEMMPYLKENFGNPSSIHRLGRVAAKALDSARKRIADLINASPDEILLTSGGTESNNTALFGMVHQGKRLITSSIEHDAVLEPCKKLQRLGCDVVYLPVDSSGMVDLDALRNSITNDTALVSIMYANNEVGTVQPVDEIARICRQHNVPFHSDAVQAVGKIKVDVKESGIDLMSISSHKINGPKGVGALYVRRGMKIEPLVLGGGQESGLRSGTENVASIVGFGKACQIAKENLASNYERLKTLRDRLVRRTTNEITHVTLNGEREKRLPNNAHFTFLGVNGEDLIIKLDEHGIAASTGSACSVKTQKASHVLMAMGFSHEQITGSLRLTVGYGNTQDDIDKTVDILKEIVSDLRSVSPFKAKYDF, from the coding sequence TTGATTTACCTTGATCATGCTGCCTCAACTCCGATGAACGAGGAGGTCATACAAGAGATGATGCCATACCTTAAGGAAAATTTTGGCAATCCTTCATCCATTCATAGGCTTGGCCGAGTAGCTGCCAAGGCACTTGATTCTGCAAGGAAAAGAATAGCTGACTTGATAAACGCCAGCCCGGATGAGATACTGCTGACCTCGGGTGGTACGGAATCTAACAACACTGCCCTGTTTGGAATGGTGCATCAAGGCAAGAGACTCATAACATCATCAATTGAGCACGATGCAGTACTTGAGCCGTGCAAGAAGCTACAAAGGCTTGGTTGCGATGTGGTTTACCTTCCAGTAGACAGCTCTGGCATGGTAGATCTTGATGCGTTGAGAAACTCGATCACAAACGATACAGCGCTTGTGAGCATAATGTACGCTAACAACGAGGTAGGTACAGTCCAGCCTGTAGATGAGATTGCAAGGATCTGCAGACAGCACAACGTGCCGTTTCATTCAGATGCGGTCCAGGCAGTGGGAAAGATCAAAGTTGATGTTAAAGAAAGCGGGATTGATTTGATGTCGATATCATCGCACAAGATTAACGGGCCCAAGGGCGTCGGAGCTCTATACGTTAGACGCGGAATGAAAATCGAGCCACTTGTCTTGGGGGGAGGTCAAGAAAGCGGATTGCGTTCTGGAACTGAAAACGTTGCAAGCATTGTGGGGTTTGGTAAGGCATGCCAGATTGCAAAAGAAAATCTTGCATCAAACTATGAGCGTCTTAAGACACTTCGTGACAGACTCGTCAGGAGAACGACAAACGAGATAACACATGTGACTTTGAACGGAGAGAGAGAAAAGAGGCTTCCTAACAATGCCCACTTTACTTTTCTTGGGGTTAATGGAGAGGATCTGATAATCAAACTTGACGAGCACGGTATTGCAGCATCTACTGGTTCTGCATGCTCTGTCAAGACACAAAAGGCATCACACGTTCTTATGGCGATGGGATTCTCTCATGAACAGATAACCGGCTCTCTAAGACTTACGGTAGGGTATGGAAATACGCAAGATGACATTGACAAAACAGTAGACATACTCAAGGAAATCGTATCTGATCTACGAAGCGTTTCACCGTTTAAGGCAAAGTATGACTTTTAG
- a CDS encoding PEFG-CTERM sorting domain-containing protein — protein MNYSHLVLIFVSSIVFVFAQHAFAQSPDCRICVAEKFYEQGDTVVILGRVDAVLPDTDLLIQVYNNNNRVHIAQVTVAQDGSFTYTFPADGPYFKADGNYTVQASYGPSGNIYETSFQFQTKNTASAITQIFEVRAGDSGTFDVPYTIRGGTVKNMFVDPAMLALVIQIQADNDGTIILDLGRNWIDAKKPDGTDDTYIIQIDGVQVPYQESSVSPDSRIITIQFLEGDSDIEIIGTYVIPEFGTIAMLVLVVSIVSMMFLSAKRGSQRLSKSHTLP, from the coding sequence GTGAATTACTCCCACCTTGTTTTGATTTTTGTATCAAGTATTGTATTTGTCTTTGCACAGCATGCATTTGCACAATCTCCTGATTGCAGAATATGCGTTGCAGAAAAGTTCTACGAACAGGGCGACACAGTAGTCATTTTGGGAAGGGTTGATGCAGTTCTTCCAGATACGGATTTGCTCATCCAGGTATACAACAATAACAACCGGGTGCACATAGCACAAGTCACAGTAGCCCAAGATGGTAGCTTTACCTACACTTTTCCAGCAGACGGCCCGTACTTTAAGGCAGATGGCAACTATACAGTACAGGCATCTTACGGCCCAAGCGGCAACATTTACGAGACCAGTTTCCAGTTCCAGACAAAAAATACTGCAAGCGCGATAACCCAGATCTTTGAGGTAAGAGCTGGTGATTCTGGAACGTTTGATGTTCCATACACAATACGTGGCGGGACAGTCAAGAACATGTTCGTAGATCCTGCCATGCTAGCGCTTGTGATTCAGATACAAGCAGATAATGACGGTACCATAATTTTGGATCTTGGAAGAAACTGGATAGATGCAAAAAAACCCGATGGAACTGATGATACATACATTATCCAGATTGACGGAGTCCAAGTCCCATATCAAGAGTCATCTGTAAGCCCGGACTCTAGAATAATCACAATACAGTTCCTCGAGGGCGACTCTGACATTGAGATAATCGGAACATACGTCATACCTGAATTTGGCACAATAGCTATGCTGGTCCTTGTAGTGTCCATAGTATCGATGATGTTCCTTTCCGCAAAGAGAGGAAGCCAAAGATTATCTAAAAGTCATACTTTGCCTTAA
- a CDS encoding PEFG-CTERM sorting domain-containing protein: MNSYALSVLIAIMAAAGTLATVPTYASTFLEEACPDCGGDDLYYKANLAQKAKVPLKIWTDRTLYDHSTEIRVVGAVSNLRGDAPVTITVQGPQGNIVTVRQVEVAGDNTFETAFITAGPLFKQNGIYTIRAQYGPQEINDKVQVELVGAPGVETGGACHANEIAVKGGNKTYCIPYEIYGSAVVKKASVSSETKSVVLTIDARSDGSIILQIPRSVLKSESNSGDTDFIILTDDEEADFDEIDSDGTSRTVEIFFAEGTTQIEIIGTWAVPEFGTIAAIVLAVAIISIIAVTARTRLSIFPRY; encoded by the coding sequence ATGAATAGTTATGCACTATCCGTGCTAATTGCCATAATGGCTGCAGCAGGCACTTTAGCAACAGTACCAACTTATGCATCTACCTTTTTGGAAGAGGCATGCCCGGATTGCGGTGGTGATGATCTCTACTACAAAGCAAACCTGGCACAAAAAGCCAAAGTTCCATTAAAGATCTGGACGGACAGAACACTATATGATCACAGCACAGAGATCAGAGTAGTCGGGGCCGTTTCAAATCTTAGAGGCGATGCACCAGTCACAATTACAGTACAGGGCCCACAAGGCAACATTGTAACTGTAAGACAAGTTGAGGTTGCTGGAGACAACACATTCGAGACAGCATTCATCACAGCAGGCCCACTCTTCAAGCAAAACGGCATATACACCATCAGGGCTCAATACGGACCACAAGAGATCAACGACAAAGTCCAAGTCGAGCTTGTTGGTGCACCCGGAGTAGAGACAGGAGGAGCATGCCATGCAAACGAGATTGCAGTAAAAGGCGGAAACAAGACATACTGTATACCATACGAGATCTATGGTTCTGCAGTTGTGAAGAAGGCTTCCGTCAGCAGTGAGACAAAATCAGTTGTGTTGACGATTGACGCACGAAGCGACGGCTCAATCATCTTGCAAATCCCAAGAAGCGTTCTGAAATCAGAGTCCAACAGTGGTGACACTGACTTCATCATACTAACAGATGATGAGGAAGCCGACTTTGACGAGATAGATAGCGACGGTACCTCAAGGACTGTCGAGATCTTCTTTGCAGAAGGCACAACACAGATTGAAATAATCGGTACTTGGGCAGTTCCAGAATTTGGCACAATAGCAGCAATAGTTCTAGCGGTGGCAATTATATCCATAATTGCAGTGACTGCAAGAACACGACTTAGCATCTTCCCAAGATACTAA
- a CDS encoding PEFG-CTERM sorting domain-containing protein yields the protein MSTLYAAIAVFAILATGVSIPAYAQIIDAITVTTDQDSYEDGDIITVTGQVRDRLSGYPVTLQVIAANGNLVTVEQIDVSEDKTYGVEITAGGALWRSAGTYTIKVLYGTDTRTAETTFEFAGSAPGGPSGKTFKIEGSDDLITYSIRGGKVISITPDIDAKSLIIEIETTSSNGGELTITLPRSVIDSRFGADGMSGEDQDFIVLVDGSELLESPAEVSTSRDRTLTIPFEDGTTQIEIIGTWVIPEFGTIAVIILAVAIISIIAVTSRSRLNILPKY from the coding sequence ATGAGTACTCTGTACGCAGCAATAGCAGTATTTGCAATTCTGGCCACAGGTGTATCTATACCAGCTTATGCTCAAATCATAGATGCAATCACGGTAACTACAGACCAAGACTCTTACGAGGACGGCGACATAATTACTGTTACAGGTCAAGTCAGAGATAGGCTTTCTGGCTACCCAGTAACGTTACAGGTAATTGCCGCCAATGGTAACTTGGTTACTGTCGAGCAAATTGATGTATCCGAGGATAAAACCTACGGAGTCGAGATTACAGCAGGAGGAGCACTTTGGAGATCAGCTGGCACCTACACAATCAAAGTCCTCTACGGAACTGATACAAGAACCGCAGAAACGACCTTTGAGTTCGCAGGATCCGCTCCAGGAGGACCATCAGGTAAGACCTTCAAGATAGAAGGCAGTGATGACCTAATAACATACTCTATCAGAGGCGGCAAAGTCATCAGTATCACTCCAGATATTGATGCCAAGTCGTTAATAATAGAGATCGAGACCACTAGTAGCAACGGCGGAGAATTGACCATCACACTGCCAAGAAGCGTAATCGATTCAAGATTTGGCGCTGACGGCATGTCCGGTGAAGATCAAGACTTTATCGTCCTAGTAGACGGCTCAGAGTTATTAGAATCGCCTGCAGAAGTGTCCACATCGCGTGATCGCACACTGACCATCCCGTTCGAGGACGGAACAACTCAGATTGAGATCATCGGTACTTGGGTAATCCCAGAATTTGGCACAATAGCAGTCATAATCCTAGCGGTGGCAATTATATCCATAATTGCAGTCACCTCACGAAGTAGACTGAACATACTGCCAAAATACTAG
- a CDS encoding DNA-directed RNA polymerase subunit H, translated as MATKKSHVLVPDHVYVPKHEIMTKKEAEEVLKKFNCKPTEMPLIFSNDPAIIGLGVKPGDMIKITRKSPTAGESIYYRYAVEV; from the coding sequence TTGGCAACTAAGAAGAGTCACGTACTAGTACCTGATCACGTGTATGTCCCAAAACATGAGATCATGACAAAAAAGGAGGCAGAAGAAGTACTAAAGAAATTCAACTGCAAGCCTACTGAAATGCCGTTGATATTTTCAAACGATCCTGCGATCATAGGACTTGGCGTAAAACCTGGTGATATGATAAAAATCACAAGAAAGAGCCCAACTGCAGGTGAGAGCATCTACTACAGATACGCGGTGGAAGTATAA
- a CDS encoding DNA-directed RNA polymerase subunit B, whose protein sequence is MADSSNKRWPIIQDILKREGIARQHLNSFDEFLERGLQSIIDEVTQIEIENAEYPYKIQLGKVKLQQPRMMELDGSITHITPAEARLRNVSYSAPIMMEASVVEDGKILESRFVHIGDIPVMVRSNACILHNFSTQKLIEHGEDPNDPGGYFIINGSERVIVGLEDLSYNKIIVDKEKVGGNDVFKAKVYSSIVGYRAKLELVMKNDGLIVARIPGSPVDIPVVTLMRALGLESDREIAAAVSLVDSIQNELEASFEKAADVQTTKDAIVYISKRIAPGMLEEFQIKRAETLLDWGLLPHLGKHQENRREKAQFLGEAACKLIELKLGWISPDDKDHYGNKVIKFAGQMLADLFRTAFRNLVRDMKYQLERSGQKRGINAVAAAIRPGIVSDKLNNAIATGNWGRGRVGVTQLLDRTNYLSTISHLRRIQSPLSRTQPNFEARDLHPTHFGRICPSETPEGSNCGLVKNLALSAIISVNVSPEEIVEKLYDLGTVHFTDAKEDLKRDGTRIFVDGRLVGYYKDGDKLVESLRDLRRSSKIHPHVGISFFKPNVEGATKRLYVNCNAGRVLRPLIVIKDGKPLVTQELIEKVSKKLMSWNDLLRMGVIELIDANEEENFYITLDDKDTKKYTHLEIFPSAILGAGASIIPYPEHNQSPRNTYESAMAKQSLGFSTPMMNTSTYVRQHFMWYPQTPIVTTKAMNLLGLEDRPAGQNCVVAVLPFDGYNIEDAIVISKAAVDRGLGRTFFFRIYEAEAKQYPGGMRDNFEIPNAEDNIRGYKGEKAYRLLEEDGVIATESAAIGGDILIGKTSPPRFMEEYREFESKGPYRRDTSIGVRPSETGVVDTVVMTQSSEGGKMYKIRVRDMRIPEIGDKFASRHGQKGVVGILARYEDLPYTAEGIIPDVLINPHAFPSRMTVGMFMESISGKAAAVRGAKFDGSAFVGEKMDEIKSALENSGLKYSGKETMYDGRTGKPFPVDVFIGVVYYQKLHHMVADKIHARARGQVQMLTKQPTEGRARGGGLRFGEMERDCLIAYGASMILKDRLLDESDKSEIYVCERCGLVAYHDVKQRKYLCRVCGDKAKVSSVSVAYAFKLLLQEMQSLNVAPRLMIKEKV, encoded by the coding sequence ATGGCAGACTCTTCAAACAAACGATGGCCAATCATACAGGACATTCTAAAAAGGGAAGGAATCGCACGACAACACCTCAATTCATTTGACGAATTTTTAGAGCGCGGCTTGCAAAGTATCATTGATGAAGTAACCCAAATTGAAATTGAAAACGCCGAATACCCGTACAAGATCCAACTTGGCAAAGTAAAGCTGCAACAGCCGCGAATGATGGAACTTGACGGCTCTATCACACATATAACTCCGGCAGAGGCAAGACTCAGAAATGTTTCATATTCTGCCCCTATAATGATGGAGGCAAGCGTTGTTGAGGACGGCAAGATTCTAGAGTCAAGATTCGTACACATAGGTGACATACCTGTAATGGTAAGATCAAATGCGTGCATACTGCACAACTTTTCAACACAAAAGCTAATCGAACACGGCGAGGATCCAAACGATCCTGGTGGATATTTCATAATTAATGGATCTGAACGAGTCATAGTTGGACTTGAGGATCTCTCGTACAACAAAATTATCGTAGACAAGGAAAAGGTCGGAGGCAATGACGTATTCAAGGCAAAAGTGTACTCTTCGATTGTGGGATACAGGGCAAAGCTTGAACTTGTGATGAAAAATGATGGATTGATTGTAGCAAGAATTCCGGGTTCACCTGTTGATATCCCAGTGGTCACTCTGATGAGGGCACTCGGACTAGAATCTGACAGGGAGATTGCAGCAGCGGTGTCTTTGGTTGATTCTATACAGAATGAGCTAGAGGCATCGTTTGAAAAGGCAGCTGACGTGCAAACTACAAAGGATGCAATTGTGTATATCAGTAAAAGAATCGCACCTGGAATGCTTGAAGAATTCCAAATAAAGCGTGCAGAAACACTGCTTGACTGGGGGCTCTTGCCACACCTTGGCAAACATCAAGAAAATAGAAGAGAAAAGGCACAGTTCCTCGGAGAGGCTGCATGCAAACTAATTGAGCTAAAACTTGGGTGGATCTCACCTGATGACAAGGATCATTATGGTAACAAGGTAATAAAATTCGCAGGACAGATGCTAGCAGACCTTTTCAGGACAGCATTTAGAAATCTTGTGCGCGACATGAAATACCAGCTTGAAAGATCTGGTCAAAAGCGAGGTATCAACGCGGTTGCAGCTGCGATAAGACCTGGCATCGTCTCTGACAAACTCAATAACGCAATTGCTACTGGTAATTGGGGACGAGGAAGAGTCGGCGTCACACAACTTCTTGATAGGACCAATTACCTTTCGACAATATCTCACCTAAGAAGAATTCAGTCTCCGCTGTCAAGGACTCAGCCAAACTTTGAGGCAAGAGATCTGCACCCGACACATTTTGGAAGAATTTGCCCATCTGAAACTCCAGAAGGATCAAACTGTGGGCTGGTAAAGAATTTGGCGCTATCTGCTATTATTTCAGTTAATGTTTCGCCCGAGGAGATAGTGGAAAAGCTCTACGATCTTGGTACTGTTCACTTTACTGATGCAAAAGAGGATCTAAAGCGAGATGGTACGCGTATCTTTGTCGATGGTCGACTCGTCGGTTATTACAAGGACGGCGACAAGCTTGTCGAATCACTCCGTGATCTTAGGCGAAGCTCCAAAATACATCCGCACGTTGGAATTTCATTTTTCAAGCCTAATGTCGAAGGCGCGACAAAGAGACTATATGTTAACTGCAATGCAGGACGTGTCCTAAGACCGCTAATTGTAATAAAGGACGGTAAGCCACTTGTAACTCAGGAATTAATCGAAAAGGTCTCAAAGAAGCTCATGTCATGGAATGACCTTCTGAGAATGGGGGTAATAGAGCTAATTGATGCAAACGAGGAGGAGAACTTTTACATCACACTTGATGACAAGGACACAAAAAAATACACGCATCTTGAGATATTTCCGTCAGCAATATTGGGTGCAGGGGCATCAATCATTCCGTATCCGGAACACAACCAGTCTCCAAGAAATACGTACGAGTCTGCAATGGCAAAGCAAAGTCTTGGATTTTCAACTCCTATGATGAATACTAGCACTTATGTAAGACAGCACTTTATGTGGTATCCACAAACACCAATTGTTACAACAAAAGCCATGAATCTACTCGGACTTGAAGACAGGCCGGCAGGACAGAACTGTGTTGTGGCAGTGTTGCCGTTTGATGGTTACAATATCGAGGATGCAATTGTTATCTCAAAGGCAGCAGTAGACAGGGGCCTTGGAAGAACATTCTTCTTTAGAATTTACGAGGCGGAGGCAAAGCAGTATCCTGGAGGGATGAGAGACAACTTTGAGATTCCGAATGCCGAGGATAACATTCGCGGCTACAAGGGAGAAAAAGCATACAGACTACTTGAAGAGGACGGAGTCATTGCAACAGAATCCGCAGCAATTGGTGGCGATATACTGATCGGCAAGACAAGCCCGCCGCGATTCATGGAAGAATACAGGGAGTTTGAATCAAAGGGACCGTATAGACGTGACACATCTATAGGTGTAAGGCCATCTGAGACGGGAGTCGTGGATACCGTGGTGATGACTCAGTCAAGTGAGGGTGGCAAGATGTACAAGATTAGGGTAAGGGACATGAGGATTCCTGAAATTGGCGACAAGTTTGCGTCAAGACACGGACAAAAGGGAGTTGTAGGCATTCTAGCAAGATACGAAGATCTACCATACACTGCAGAGGGAATAATCCCAGATGTACTGATCAATCCACACGCATTCCCATCTCGTATGACTGTTGGCATGTTCATGGAATCAATTTCAGGTAAGGCAGCTGCTGTCAGAGGTGCCAAGTTCGATGGCTCGGCCTTTGTCGGAGAAAAAATGGATGAGATAAAATCGGCACTTGAGAATAGCGGACTGAAATATTCTGGTAAGGAGACAATGTATGATGGAAGAACTGGCAAGCCATTTCCAGTCGATGTCTTTATTGGAGTAGTGTATTATCAAAAACTTCACCACATGGTTGCAGACAAGATTCATGCAAGAGCAAGAGGCCAGGTCCAAATGCTCACAAAGCAGCCAACTGAGGGAAGAGCAAGGGGGGGAGGTCTTAGATTTGGTGAAATGGAACGAGATTGTTTGATTGCGTACGGCGCGTCAATGATTCTAAAAGACAGACTTCTTGATGAATCTGACAAATCTGAGATATACGTCTGTGAAAGATGTGGACTTGTAGCGTACCATGATGTTAAACAAAGAAAATACTTGTGCAGGGTGTGCGGAGACAAGGCAAAAGTCTCATCCGTCTCAGTCGCATATGCATTTAAACTACTACTGCAAGAAATGCAAAGCCTCAATGTGGCCCCAAGATTGATGATAAAGGAGAAGGTGTAA